The proteins below are encoded in one region of Taeniopygia guttata chromosome 15, bTaeGut7.mat, whole genome shotgun sequence:
- the ANKRD13A gene encoding ankyrin repeat domain-containing protein 13A isoform X1 yields MSSPGGASSAFPLHVLVWNNDYRRLDEELRDQDVDQRDPRGRTLLHLAVSLGYIESAKVLLQHKADVTKENAQGWTVLHEAVSTGDPEMVQLILQHRDYQQTSMTLGGVPELLQKINETPDFYVEMKWEFTSWVPLVSRVCPSDVCRIWKSRAKLRVDITLLGFENMSWERGRRTVIFKGEDTGGWAELIEINHDDKLVTTERFEISQHMKRLTLGSMTPKRKDVERRLTSPIISTCLDTKNIAFERTTSGFWVWRTEKSEGVNGYEAKVYTANNVNVITRIRTEHLTEEEKRRYKADRNPLESFLGTVEHECGAQSTSRTTEYAATNNPTAITLEEYFNPEFDLKGRDIGRPKEVTVRTQKFKATLWMSEEFPLSLMEQVTPIIDLMARTSAHFARLRDFITLEFPPGFPVKIEIPLFHVLNARITFENVNSCRTAERTSPGGAQSDAGANFEVDQSVFEIPKSYHIQDDGRNIHVQDEDNEIMQFAIQQSLLESRANQELEELSNGAIAYFPDFNLQYQKALQESFLAGSGNSHSSSSSETSSFEKDLQLAMELSVREQEEQEKQRREKEDAELQQVLQLSLVEK; encoded by the exons ATGAGCTCCCCCGGCGGGGCCAGCAGCGCCTTCCCCCTGCACGTCCTGGTGTGGAATAACGACTACAGGCGGCTGGACGAGGAGCTGCGGGACCAG GATGTTGACCAGCGGGATCCACGGGGCAGGACCTTGCTGCACTTGGCTGTTTCCTTGGGTTACATCGAATCTGCCAAGGTCCTCCTGCAGCACAAGGCAGATGTGACCAAGGAGAACGCGCAGGGATGGACGG ttttgcaTGAGGCTGTCAGCACAGGGGATCCAGAGATGGTCCAGCTGATCCTGCAGCATCGGGACTACCAGCAGACCTCCATGACCCTTGGAGGAGTTCCCGAGTTACTGCAGAAGATTAACGAG acTCCTGACTTTTATGTGGAAATGAAATGGGAGTTCACTAGCTGGG tgcccctggTTTCCAGGGTGTGCCCCAGCGATGTTTGCCGCATCTGGAAGAGCCGGGCCAAGCTGCGTGTGGACATCACCTTGCTGGGCTTCGAGAACATGAGctgggagaggggcaggaggacTGTCATCTTCAAGGGAGAAG ACACTGgtggctgggcagagctgatTGAGATCAACCACGATGACAAGTTGGTCACCACAGAGAGGTTTGAGATCTCCCAGCACATGAAACGTTTGACTTTGGGATCGATGACGCCCAAGAGGAAAGATGTGGAGAGGCGCCTTACATCTCCAATCATCAGCACGTGCCTTGATACCAAAAACATTGCTTTTGAAAG AACCACATCTGGATTCTGGGTATGGAGGACAGAAAAATCAGAAGGTGTCAATGGTTATGAAGCCAAG GTCTACACGGCAAACAACGTGAACGTGATCACGCGGATCAGAACAGAACATTtaacagaagaggagaagaggagaTATAAAG CTGATAGGAACCCTCTGGAATCATTCCTGGGGACAGTGGAGCATGAATGTGGTGCTCAG AGTACATCCAGGACTACAGAGTATGCTGCAACCAACAATCCCACTGCTATTACTCTGGAGGAATACTTCAACCCAGAATTTGATTTGAAAGGCAGAGACATAGGAAGACCAAAGGAAGTCACTGTTAGAACACAGAA ATTTAAAGCAACCTTATGGATGAGTGAAGAGTTCCCCTTGTCTCTTATGGAACAAGTGACTCCAATCATTGACCTGATGGCCAGAACCAGTGCTCATTTTGCCAGGCTTAGGGATTTCATCACTCTGGAATTTCCACCAGGATTTCCTGTCAAAATCG AAATTCCCCTGTTTCACGTGCTGAATGCCCGAATTACTTTTGAAAATGtcaacagctgcaggacagctgAAAGAACCTCTCCTGGAGGTGCACAGAGTGATGCAG GTGCTAATTTCGAGGTCGACCAGTCGGTGTTTGAGATCCCCAAAAGCTACCACATCCAGGATGATGGCAGGAACATCCATGTGCAGGATGAGGATAATGAGATCATGCAGTTTGCCATCCAGCAGAGCTTGTTGGAATCTCGTGCAAATCAG GAATTGGAGGAGCTTTCCAATGGAGCAATTGCGTATTTCCCAGACTTCAACTTGCAGTATCAGAA ggCACTGCAGGAGAGCTTTCTGGCAGGATCAGGGaactcccacagcagcagctccagtgaaACCTCCAGCTTTGAGAAGGACTTGCAGCTTGCCATGGAATTGTCTGTGAGGGAGCAGGAGGAACAGGAGAAGCAGCGTCGGGAAAAGGAAGATGCAGAGCTTCAGCAAGTTTTACAGCTCTCCCTTGTGGAAAAATAG
- the ANKRD13A gene encoding ankyrin repeat domain-containing protein 13A isoform X2 — protein sequence MCKDVDQRDPRGRTLLHLAVSLGYIESAKVLLQHKADVTKENAQGWTVLHEAVSTGDPEMVQLILQHRDYQQTSMTLGGVPELLQKINETPDFYVEMKWEFTSWVPLVSRVCPSDVCRIWKSRAKLRVDITLLGFENMSWERGRRTVIFKGEDTGGWAELIEINHDDKLVTTERFEISQHMKRLTLGSMTPKRKDVERRLTSPIISTCLDTKNIAFERTTSGFWVWRTEKSEGVNGYEAKVYTANNVNVITRIRTEHLTEEEKRRYKADRNPLESFLGTVEHECGAQSTSRTTEYAATNNPTAITLEEYFNPEFDLKGRDIGRPKEVTVRTQKFKATLWMSEEFPLSLMEQVTPIIDLMARTSAHFARLRDFITLEFPPGFPVKIEIPLFHVLNARITFENVNSCRTAERTSPGGAQSDAGANFEVDQSVFEIPKSYHIQDDGRNIHVQDEDNEIMQFAIQQSLLESRANQELEELSNGAIAYFPDFNLQYQKALQESFLAGSGNSHSSSSSETSSFEKDLQLAMELSVREQEEQEKQRREKEDAELQQVLQLSLVEK from the exons ATGTGTAAG GATGTTGACCAGCGGGATCCACGGGGCAGGACCTTGCTGCACTTGGCTGTTTCCTTGGGTTACATCGAATCTGCCAAGGTCCTCCTGCAGCACAAGGCAGATGTGACCAAGGAGAACGCGCAGGGATGGACGG ttttgcaTGAGGCTGTCAGCACAGGGGATCCAGAGATGGTCCAGCTGATCCTGCAGCATCGGGACTACCAGCAGACCTCCATGACCCTTGGAGGAGTTCCCGAGTTACTGCAGAAGATTAACGAG acTCCTGACTTTTATGTGGAAATGAAATGGGAGTTCACTAGCTGGG tgcccctggTTTCCAGGGTGTGCCCCAGCGATGTTTGCCGCATCTGGAAGAGCCGGGCCAAGCTGCGTGTGGACATCACCTTGCTGGGCTTCGAGAACATGAGctgggagaggggcaggaggacTGTCATCTTCAAGGGAGAAG ACACTGgtggctgggcagagctgatTGAGATCAACCACGATGACAAGTTGGTCACCACAGAGAGGTTTGAGATCTCCCAGCACATGAAACGTTTGACTTTGGGATCGATGACGCCCAAGAGGAAAGATGTGGAGAGGCGCCTTACATCTCCAATCATCAGCACGTGCCTTGATACCAAAAACATTGCTTTTGAAAG AACCACATCTGGATTCTGGGTATGGAGGACAGAAAAATCAGAAGGTGTCAATGGTTATGAAGCCAAG GTCTACACGGCAAACAACGTGAACGTGATCACGCGGATCAGAACAGAACATTtaacagaagaggagaagaggagaTATAAAG CTGATAGGAACCCTCTGGAATCATTCCTGGGGACAGTGGAGCATGAATGTGGTGCTCAG AGTACATCCAGGACTACAGAGTATGCTGCAACCAACAATCCCACTGCTATTACTCTGGAGGAATACTTCAACCCAGAATTTGATTTGAAAGGCAGAGACATAGGAAGACCAAAGGAAGTCACTGTTAGAACACAGAA ATTTAAAGCAACCTTATGGATGAGTGAAGAGTTCCCCTTGTCTCTTATGGAACAAGTGACTCCAATCATTGACCTGATGGCCAGAACCAGTGCTCATTTTGCCAGGCTTAGGGATTTCATCACTCTGGAATTTCCACCAGGATTTCCTGTCAAAATCG AAATTCCCCTGTTTCACGTGCTGAATGCCCGAATTACTTTTGAAAATGtcaacagctgcaggacagctgAAAGAACCTCTCCTGGAGGTGCACAGAGTGATGCAG GTGCTAATTTCGAGGTCGACCAGTCGGTGTTTGAGATCCCCAAAAGCTACCACATCCAGGATGATGGCAGGAACATCCATGTGCAGGATGAGGATAATGAGATCATGCAGTTTGCCATCCAGCAGAGCTTGTTGGAATCTCGTGCAAATCAG GAATTGGAGGAGCTTTCCAATGGAGCAATTGCGTATTTCCCAGACTTCAACTTGCAGTATCAGAA ggCACTGCAGGAGAGCTTTCTGGCAGGATCAGGGaactcccacagcagcagctccagtgaaACCTCCAGCTTTGAGAAGGACTTGCAGCTTGCCATGGAATTGTCTGTGAGGGAGCAGGAGGAACAGGAGAAGCAGCGTCGGGAAAAGGAAGATGCAGAGCTTCAGCAAGTTTTACAGCTCTCCCTTGTGGAAAAATAG